ATGGGTACAAAACTTTGCCATATACCTAATACATAGACACTCGTTGTCGTCATGCGCCGTTATTTAAATGGCGCCCTCAGTGTTGTGTTTGAGTTTGTTCGGGATAGCAGCTGATATGCTATTCCCTCCTTCAATTTGAATTTATAAACAAacgaattttctttattttctaaaatatatattttttaaaaactcaTAAAAGGGTGCTCATACTTTTGAGTAGTAGCATATGCAATAATGCAACATCAATCATCTTCAAGTGCAATGAAAACGTTAAAAGGCATTTTTCAGGAGCCAAGTAAGTATTGTGAGTGATTGGTTGCCCGGAGCAACAAGATATAATATTGAAAGTGCTAAAAGAAAGTCaccaattttgtagaaatgaACCATCGACGCGACTTTTTACGtgaaaataaattgaatttacGGGAACTACAAAAGAATACCACCAATAAATTAGCGCAACAACAACAGGACTTAGAAAGAAAACAACATAAGCACTTGCACAGATACCACAAAAGTCATGAGCAGCAACCAAATGTGGGCCGACGTTCAGATTCACTGCAACGATATGATGATAACGACAAGGGACAATATCAGTCCTCAAGAATGACTACAGGAAGAGGCACAGATGGGAATATGCCAAATAGAGGAACTGCCGCTGCCGCTGCTGCTCCACAGCGCCAAATGTCTTTTCGCCGCTCCTATAGCCAGCAACGCAATGGAAGTAGAGAAAATATACAACAAACAGCTACCAGAAATGGTAATGAGGCATATGTTTGTAACAATCCCTTAGAGCAAAAGGCAAACAGAGTGCCTCGAAGTGGCAGTGCTATGTCTATAATATCCAAGGCTGAATCCTGCGACAAAGAAATTCAAACTGAGGATATACTTGATGaagaatttttgtacgaagCCTTAAAGAAGTAAGTAAACCCATGCATATGTGGGGTGTCATTTCTACAATGAATCCTAACAACTTACACCTTACCTTACAGATGTAGTTCCACAGAGGcggaattttcaaataaacaaataagagAGACGGCAAAGTCCGATACAAAGTCCAATAATTATCGTGATCAAGAACCctcaaaatatataaataatgaCAATAAATCACGCGAACGTGTTTCATATGACTACAATCATCGTGATGTTGTGGAAGAACGTCAATCCCATGAACAAATAACCCACTATACGGCACGTTCCCAATGCTcagaaatggaaaatagtaataAAGTTTCTTTGATGACAGAGCAACATCAAAACCATTATGATGAAGAATTACCAGAGAActttcaaaatttgcaaataaatgcacatATGCCCAGGGAACAGGAAACTCAGTCAAGTGCCAGAAGCCGCCAAACAATGTTTTCGAATACCAGCAAGAGAAAATCGAATGGAAATTACAAACTAGGCAGTAGGTTTTGATATACTTTAGGAAATcgttaatttgtttttgttttctctctTGATTTAAAAGGTCGCGATGAAATACGTTTGCCTCGCTATCTGGAAAAGGAAAAACGCGAAAAGGAAGAACAGCGCCAACGTGTTATTTCTCAAGATCCCAATTGCCCCTTGGGCCATTATGCTTTATCGGAAGAAGAACGTGTGGCTTTACTAAACGGTGCAAAGAAGAGTAGGGgttttgtttacaaatttataCTTTTACTAACGGTTTTAATACTTTTTGAACTTAATTCATTTAGAAATGGAATCCCTGGTGCTGGAACTAAATCGCATGCCCATGACCACCGAAACATTACGCATTCGTCGCAGAAAAGTTGAAATAGAGAAGGAACTTTCGCAAATTGAATTGAACATAAGAGCTTTTTCCAAACCAAAGGTTTATGTACCGGCATCCGACTGTGAAACATCCATGCCATATTAGCATTACAAAAAAATGTTAGTTTAATTTAGACAATATCTAAAATTCTTGTAAACAATGGGACATGCAAAAACTAAGAATGTCATCAAATGAAATAACAAGGACCATTAGACAAAAACGATGCAATCAATCATAGGGGGAAAATTGATATTTAATTGCAatgtaaataatattttttatttgtttttatatttaatgTGTGTATATATGCCTGATATGACATtaataaacatacaaacaaatgaaGCCGGTACTTATGTATGTACACTACCTCCATTAATAAAATACTtttgtaaaattaataaaaaaaaaacaataaatggaCAAATGACTGCTGCGGGCTTTAATGGGAGGATTGAGGATGTCGTATGCTGGTATGTTTAATAATAACCTGTCGACAATCTTAATAGAGTAGTTTATATGCAAACaaatcagggacgtagccagtaTTTTAATTTGGGAGGTCCTATGTAAGAAACGTTAACATTCGTAAAATATGAATTTGGAGGAGCCACCCCTAGCTACGTtcctgttgtttttgtagcagtgatgtgtacactgaggcggcagtccttgccaatgaaggattttatcgggtcaatccggtgcgtacaaccggctgccatgggattgacagaCACTATCTAcgtgttgttgttatagccacatttgCTGTAAGTATACAGATTGATTAATTGTAGGATTATTCTGACCCTGCTACCGCCCAGATCTATCTCCAGGAATAAAGCCGCTTCCATTGAAGTGGTACATAGTGATTCGGCAGTCAGATTAGTAGGTTTTTCCGGGCATGTATATAAGTGATTAGTATCCATGGGGTTCCGTGTTGTATGCTGGCCATATATCAGAGGTGTTATCGTCAAACCCTGAGCAATATGAGTCTTTCTCACCATCTGCTATTGGTGGTGGGCACTCATCAAGGACTATGTTCGGTTGATACGGCTGAGTCGCGTTGGTTACCCTTATTCTGATGAATATCCTGCAAGCCCGTTCTGTATGAAAAGATTGTAAGTAGATCGTTGATGTGCATCCCTAAACTTTCAGATACTCCTCCTGACATATCTCGAAAGGAGAATCTAGCTCAGTGAGTTAAAATACGGCGATTCTCCTGATGTCTCCTGTTTAGTGAGCaatctcgttccggtccaaaggaccgatcaccgcgggtacagggtggccattggtactttaaaggcgccaataactcgccttgtcatatcgagcatcgaaggcactcagtatatgagcaagagtcggtgccacccgacctctcactgggactctccacccgataccgctaattgtccgcgactacagctactccggatggagcattccactatccgcaacctgtggacgcgccaggtagctcgcagctaagctttcaTGACAGcattgaacaccacacagatcggatcttGTGTGGAGCTCACAGCTATCACGTGCcggattgttgctgttgtagcttcttttgttctatctttcgtctgcttaattctgttgagtgtcaagatccaggaactctggaactaagatggggtgcgtccagagggattcTGGTCATGCTGTCAGTTAAACagttgacgtgtatcgtgtggtccctggtcacaataggacatacatcttgcacgtcggcatcaatttttgctctgtaggagttgaggtggcTGGTTTTCTCATGTAGATGGTCGTTGTTTCTCATTTGTAGGCAGGCCGTGATGGTTCTCAGGACTGCATTTTCACAAGTCTGTAGGTTTTTCTATCGCGTAGGGCTCACTCCTGCTATCCACGTTGACGTTGGCATAATTCACTACTGGTCGCCCAATCGCTTTATAAGTGGCGGTTGTTTCTTTGTCCATATCCCAAGTGTTGCCTGGCAAAGTTTTGAAGATTTGGTTACGGTTTGTTGTCTTATCGCAGACTGCAGTAAGTATAATGGGCCGACGCCGAGAAGAGGCTGTCTAGAGTCACCTCTAGGATCTTTGGGTGATTTACGGCCGGAATTCTTCGTTAATCGAATACGGCATCAAACTCTAATGAAACCTCTTTCGTCCAGGTGGTAAATAGTGTAGCAGGCGATTTCGTG
The genomic region above belongs to Stomoxys calcitrans chromosome 5, idStoCalc2.1, whole genome shotgun sequence and contains:
- the LOC106088195 gene encoding probable serine/threonine-protein kinase DDB_G0280133 isoform X1, with protein sequence MQHQSSSSAMKTLKGIFQEPKMNHRRDFLRENKLNLRELQKNTTNKLAQQQQDLERKQHKHLHRYHKSHEQQPNVGRRSDSLQRYDDNDKGQYQSSRMTTGRGTDGNMPNRGTAAAAAAPQRQMSFRRSYSQQRNGSRENIQQTATRNGNEAYVCNNPLEQKANRVPRSGSAMSIISKAESCDKEIQTEDILDEEFLYEALKKCSSTEAEFSNKQIRETAKSDTKSNNYRDQEPSKYINNDNKSRERVSYDYNHRDVVEERQSHEQITHYTARSQCSEMENSNKVSLMTEQHQNHYDEELPENFQNLQINAHMPREQETQSSARSRQTMFSNTSKRKSNGNYKLGSRDEIRLPRYLEKEKREKEEQRQRVISQDPNCPLGHYALSEEERVALLNGAKKKMESLVLELNRMPMTTETLRIRRRKVEIEKELSQIELNIRAFSKPKVYVPASDCETSMPY
- the LOC106088195 gene encoding probable serine/threonine-protein kinase DDB_G0280133 isoform X2, encoding MNHRRDFLRENKLNLRELQKNTTNKLAQQQQDLERKQHKHLHRYHKSHEQQPNVGRRSDSLQRYDDNDKGQYQSSRMTTGRGTDGNMPNRGTAAAAAAPQRQMSFRRSYSQQRNGSRENIQQTATRNGNEAYVCNNPLEQKANRVPRSGSAMSIISKAESCDKEIQTEDILDEEFLYEALKKCSSTEAEFSNKQIRETAKSDTKSNNYRDQEPSKYINNDNKSRERVSYDYNHRDVVEERQSHEQITHYTARSQCSEMENSNKVSLMTEQHQNHYDEELPENFQNLQINAHMPREQETQSSARSRQTMFSNTSKRKSNGNYKLGSRDEIRLPRYLEKEKREKEEQRQRVISQDPNCPLGHYALSEEERVALLNGAKKKMESLVLELNRMPMTTETLRIRRRKVEIEKELSQIELNIRAFSKPKVYVPASDCETSMPY